A genome region from Paradevosia shaoguanensis includes the following:
- a CDS encoding serine hydrolase, protein MAQNADKDKGMINMLFGETPVTAESFAPDFLNAIPFEQVRSLIEATRKQIGPVLDVKETSGGYRIETATHQMDVKITLDGQGRVAGLLLQPAVATAQTIDELAAELAALPGNVAYLVTRNGDVVVAKDADKALAVGSAFKLGVLAALKDRIEAGTDRWEDVARLEARQVSLPSGILQTFAVGSPVTLSTLATLMISISDNTATDVLLDHVGREAVAKRLGVDFVPKTRELFMLKADKTLRERYLAADVAGKLALAREMDDRSISLKEAALTPHDDGVEWYVPLNRLCELAVEVKDLDPMRAAPGPAGDVDWAQVAYKGGSEVGVLNMTTAAVSRAGDVYCVAMTWNNGEALDAAKAVVPYGGILAKLAR, encoded by the coding sequence ATGGCTCAGAATGCGGACAAGGACAAGGGCATGATCAACATGCTGTTCGGAGAAACGCCTGTGACGGCAGAGAGTTTCGCGCCGGACTTCCTCAATGCGATTCCATTCGAGCAGGTGCGCAGCCTGATCGAGGCCACGCGCAAGCAGATCGGGCCGGTGCTGGACGTCAAGGAGACCAGCGGCGGCTACCGGATCGAGACGGCGACGCACCAGATGGACGTCAAGATCACGCTGGATGGCCAGGGGCGCGTGGCGGGCCTGCTGCTGCAGCCGGCAGTGGCGACGGCGCAAACGATCGATGAGCTGGCGGCCGAACTCGCGGCATTGCCAGGCAACGTGGCCTATCTCGTGACCAGGAACGGGGACGTCGTGGTGGCGAAGGATGCCGACAAGGCGCTCGCCGTCGGTTCGGCCTTCAAGCTGGGCGTGCTCGCCGCGCTCAAGGACAGGATCGAAGCTGGGACCGACCGGTGGGAGGACGTGGCGCGGCTCGAGGCGCGGCAGGTGTCGCTGCCGAGCGGCATCCTGCAGACCTTTGCCGTGGGCTCGCCGGTGACGCTTTCGACGCTGGCGACGCTCATGATCTCGATCAGCGACAATACGGCGACCGACGTACTGCTCGACCATGTGGGGCGCGAGGCGGTGGCCAAGCGTCTGGGCGTCGACTTCGTGCCCAAGACGCGCGAGCTCTTCATGCTCAAGGCCGACAAGACGTTGCGCGAGCGGTATCTGGCGGCGGACGTGGCTGGCAAGCTCGCACTAGCCAGGGAGATGGACGACCGCTCGATCAGCCTCAAGGAGGCGGCCCTGACGCCGCATGACGACGGCGTGGAGTGGTATGTGCCGCTCAACCGGCTCTGCGAACTGGCCGTGGAGGTCAAGGACCTCGACCCAATGCGGGCGGCGCCGGGACCTGCGGGAGACGTCGACTGGGCGCAGGTGGCCTATAAGGGCGGCAGCGAGGTGGGCGTGCTCAACATGACGACCGCGGCAGTGAGCCGGGCGGGCGATGTCTATTGTGTGGCGATGACTTGGAACAACGGGGAAGCACTGGATGCCGCCAAGGCGGTCGTGCCGTATGGAGGGATTTTGGCGAAGTTGGCGCGGTAG
- the truB gene encoding tRNA pseudouridine(55) synthase TruB — protein sequence MNQTKRVKRDVSGWVVLNKPYDMTSTEAVGKVRWLFAARKGGHAGTLDPLATGILPIALGEATKTVPQVQDGRKIYRFSVKWGEATATDDAEGEVVATSDIRSARGAVEAILPRFTGTIQQVPPAYSAIKVDGERAYDLARAGETVTLAAREITIEALRLLDHAEDRSSFEVECQKGTYVRSLARDIAEALGTRAHVIELHRAAVGPFTDAVAVTIAQLEAAAEGAARDALLKPVAAGLVGVPEIRLDPQQAAAIRHGNPVLLTGATAPVMLEDAWASFKGAAIATGYVEAGQFHPRRVIL from the coding sequence ATGAACCAGACAAAGCGGGTCAAGCGGGACGTCTCCGGCTGGGTCGTCCTCAATAAGCCCTATGACATGACGTCCACGGAAGCCGTGGGCAAGGTCCGCTGGCTCTTCGCGGCCAGGAAGGGCGGCCATGCCGGCACGCTCGATCCCCTGGCCACCGGCATCCTGCCGATCGCCCTGGGCGAGGCCACCAAGACCGTCCCGCAGGTGCAGGATGGCCGCAAGATCTACCGCTTCTCCGTCAAATGGGGCGAAGCGACCGCGACCGATGACGCCGAGGGCGAAGTCGTTGCCACCTCCGATATCCGCTCAGCGCGCGGGGCCGTCGAGGCCATCCTGCCGCGCTTCACCGGCACCATCCAGCAGGTGCCGCCTGCCTATTCGGCCATCAAGGTCGATGGCGAACGTGCCTACGATCTCGCCCGCGCCGGAGAAACCGTAACGCTCGCCGCTCGCGAAATCACCATCGAGGCGCTGCGCCTCCTCGACCATGCCGAGGATCGCTCGAGCTTCGAGGTCGAATGCCAGAAGGGCACCTATGTCCGCTCCCTGGCCCGCGATATCGCCGAAGCGCTGGGGACCCGCGCTCACGTCATCGAGCTCCATCGCGCTGCCGTCGGCCCCTTCACCGACGCCGTGGCTGTCACCATCGCTCAGCTCGAAGCCGCCGCCGAAGGCGCGGCGCGTGACGCGCTCCTCAAGCCGGTCGCGGCAGGCCTTGTCGGCGTCCCCGAAATCCGCCTCGATCCCCAGCAGGCCGCCGCCATCCGCCACGGCAACCCCGTGCTCCTTACTGGCGCCACCGCCCCGGTCATGCTCGAAGACGCCTGGGCCAGCTTCAAGGGCGCCGCAATTGCCACCGGCTATGTCGAAGCCGGCCAGTTCCATCCGCGCAGGGTAATCCTCTAA
- the rbfA gene encoding 30S ribosome-binding factor RbfA — MNRGHKPTGPTQRMLRVGELVRHALASLFARDEIEDETLVGAVITVPEVRMTPDLKLANAYVMPLGGERADEIVAALNRHHRFIRGRIAPDLDLKFAPDIRFFVDDTFEEAGRIDAILRSDRVQRDLHDDEDDTDSD; from the coding sequence ATGAACCGCGGACACAAACCCACCGGACCCACTCAACGCATGCTGCGCGTCGGCGAACTCGTTCGTCATGCGTTGGCCAGCCTTTTCGCCCGCGACGAGATCGAGGACGAGACGCTCGTGGGTGCCGTCATCACCGTGCCCGAAGTGCGCATGACGCCGGACCTCAAGCTGGCCAATGCCTATGTCATGCCGTTGGGCGGCGAGCGGGCCGACGAAATCGTGGCCGCGCTCAATCGCCATCACCGCTTCATCCGCGGCCGCATCGCGCCCGATCTCGATCTTAAATTCGCGCCCGATATCCGCTTCTTCGTCGACGACACCTTCGAGGAAGCCGGCCGGATCGATGCGATCCTGCGCTCGGACCGCGTGCAGCGCGACCTGCACGACGACGAAGACGACACCGACAGCGACTGA
- a CDS encoding ArsR/SmtB family transcription factor, translated as MDENEIFRALADPTRRAVFERLADGPANATQLREGFSISQPAMSQHLAVLRGAGLIEEQREGRHVNYSVRGEGLVPLADWLGRYRAFWPGRIDKLKDLLREMDQ; from the coding sequence ATGGACGAGAATGAGATTTTCCGTGCGCTGGCCGATCCGACGCGCCGCGCGGTGTTCGAGCGGCTGGCGGACGGCCCGGCGAATGCCACGCAGCTGCGCGAGGGGTTTTCCATCTCGCAGCCGGCCATGTCACAGCACCTGGCGGTGCTGCGGGGGGCCGGGCTCATCGAGGAGCAGCGCGAGGGGCGGCACGTGAATTACAGTGTGCGCGGAGAAGGACTAGTGCCCCTGGCCGACTGGCTGGGTCGCTACCGCGCCTTCTGGCCGGGCCGGATCGACAAACTCAAGGACCTTCTCAGGGAGATGGACCAATGA
- a CDS encoding SRPBCC domain-containing protein, which translates to MTEAGEDDVMFEGVLEAAPEKVWRALTVPELVGAWLLPAREAQTGLELDGTEEGLPRIDCEVIEAEAPSLLRYRWQADGEAESVVTFELTRIAEGTWLRLTHEPAPARVMAAANSNGPVMLAA; encoded by the coding sequence ATGACGGAAGCGGGCGAAGACGACGTGATGTTCGAAGGCGTGCTCGAAGCCGCGCCCGAAAAGGTCTGGCGGGCGCTGACCGTGCCCGAGCTCGTGGGCGCCTGGCTGCTGCCGGCACGCGAAGCGCAGACGGGGCTCGAGCTCGACGGGACGGAAGAGGGCCTGCCGCGGATCGACTGCGAGGTCATCGAGGCGGAGGCACCCAGCCTCCTGCGCTACCGTTGGCAGGCGGACGGAGAAGCGGAGAGCGTGGTGACGTTCGAGTTGACCCGCATCGCGGAAGGCACCTGGCTGCGGCTTACCCATGAGCCGGCCCCTGCCCGCGTGATGGCCGCCGCAAACAGCAACGGACCGGTGATGCTGGCCGCCTAG
- a CDS encoding ATP-dependent Clp protease proteolytic subunit → MRDMMQLVPMVVEQSSRGERSFDIYSRLLRERIIFVNGQVEDQMAALICAQLLFLESESPAKEIALYINSPGGVVSAGLAIYDTMQFIKSPVATLCMGTAYSMGSFLLMAGAPGRRVALPNASILVHQPSGGYQGQVTDVLLHAEESRRLKERINWAYVRHCGRTYEEVERTLDRDHFMTPEDAKSWGLIDNVYTSRDEPGAPLTRDPPALP, encoded by the coding sequence ATGCGCGACATGATGCAACTCGTCCCCATGGTCGTGGAGCAATCAAGCCGGGGCGAACGTTCGTTCGATATCTATTCCCGCCTGTTGCGGGAGCGGATCATTTTCGTCAACGGGCAGGTCGAAGACCAGATGGCGGCGCTCATCTGCGCGCAATTGCTGTTCCTGGAATCCGAAAGTCCGGCCAAGGAGATCGCGCTCTACATCAATTCGCCGGGAGGCGTGGTGTCGGCGGGGCTGGCAATCTACGACACGATGCAGTTCATCAAGAGCCCGGTGGCGACGCTGTGCATGGGCACGGCCTATTCGATGGGTTCGTTCCTCTTGATGGCGGGTGCCCCAGGACGGCGCGTTGCCTTGCCCAATGCCTCGATCCTCGTGCACCAACCTTCGGGCGGCTATCAGGGCCAGGTGACCGACGTGCTGCTTCATGCCGAGGAAAGCCGGCGCCTCAAGGAGCGGATCAACTGGGCCTATGTGCGCCATTGCGGGCGTACCTATGAGGAGGTGGAACGCACGCTGGATCGCGACCACTTCATGACGCCCGAGGACGCCAAGAGCTGGGGGCTGATCGACAATGTCTATACCAGCCGGGACGAACCGGGCGCGCCCTTGACCAGGGATCCGCCGGCTTTGCCCTGA
- a CDS encoding L,D-transpeptidase, producing the protein MIQVDEPWATYYSAVVGEPFPVDGVDVRRIPQQFWRQDVPFDGDYAPGTIVVNTSEKFLYLVHPGGTATRYGVGVGREEGLNFRGTATISRKAAWPRWTPTANMIRTQPDRYGPVAGGMDGGPTNPLGARALYLYRNGVDTHFRLHGTVEPWSIGTNVSSGCIRLVNQDIIDLYNRVPVGTKVVVVS; encoded by the coding sequence GTGATTCAGGTCGATGAACCCTGGGCCACCTATTACTCGGCCGTCGTGGGCGAGCCCTTCCCGGTGGATGGGGTCGACGTACGCCGCATCCCGCAGCAGTTCTGGCGCCAGGACGTGCCGTTCGACGGCGACTACGCCCCCGGCACGATCGTGGTGAACACGTCCGAGAAGTTCCTCTATCTCGTCCATCCGGGCGGTACGGCAACGCGCTACGGCGTGGGCGTGGGCCGCGAGGAAGGCCTCAATTTCCGCGGGACGGCGACGATTTCGCGCAAGGCCGCCTGGCCGCGTTGGACGCCGACCGCCAACATGATCCGCACGCAGCCCGACCGCTATGGCCCGGTGGCCGGCGGCATGGATGGCGGCCCGACCAATCCGCTCGGCGCGCGCGCCCTCTATCTCTACCGCAATGGCGTGGATACTCATTTCCGCCTGCACGGCACGGTGGAGCCGTGGTCGATCGGCACGAATGTATCCTCGGGCTGCATTCGCCTGGTCAACCAGGACATCATCGACCTCTACAACCGGGTGCCGGTTGGCACGAAGGTCGTCGTCGTCAGCTAA